From a region of the uncultured Draconibacterium sp. genome:
- a CDS encoding nucleotide sugar dehydrogenase — protein MIPSQVKTITCIGAGYVGGPTMAVIAKNCPHIRVNVVDINPERIAAWNDENLENLPIYEPGLKEVVAEARGRNLFFSTDVDQGIRDGQMIFISVNTPTKTYGTGKGMAADLKYVELCARQIAKVAQEDKIVVEKSTLPVRTAESIKRILEAEDSEHNFAILSNPEFLAEGTAIDDLQYADRMLIGGEEDENGQRAMEALVDVYANWIPRERLITTRVWSSELSKLTANAVLAQRVSSINAISALCERTGADVDEVAHAIGMDSRIGPKFLKASVGFGGSCFQKDILNLVYLCRHFNLPEVADYWEQVVKLNDYQKHRFAKNIVDSLFNTVSGKKITFLGWAFKKDTNDTRESAAIYVAKELLDDHAEIHVYDPKVTKEQIFKDLEALGMSPLAKGDERGIEESITVHTSPFPAMDQAHAIALLTEWDEFKAYDWEEIYNNMHKPAFVFDGRNILNAKELTKIGFTYKGIGKG, from the coding sequence ATGATACCAAGTCAAGTAAAAACAATAACATGTATAGGCGCAGGCTATGTTGGTGGACCAACAATGGCCGTGATTGCCAAAAACTGCCCGCATATTAGAGTAAACGTTGTCGATATCAATCCGGAGCGGATAGCCGCCTGGAATGATGAAAACCTCGAAAACCTACCAATTTACGAACCAGGGCTAAAAGAAGTGGTAGCCGAAGCACGTGGCCGTAACCTCTTTTTTAGCACCGATGTTGACCAGGGGATCCGCGACGGACAAATGATCTTTATCTCGGTAAACACGCCTACCAAAACCTATGGTACCGGTAAAGGAATGGCTGCCGACCTTAAATACGTGGAACTCTGTGCCCGTCAAATTGCAAAAGTGGCACAGGAAGACAAAATCGTTGTCGAAAAATCGACTTTACCTGTACGTACGGCCGAATCCATAAAAAGAATTTTAGAAGCTGAAGATTCAGAGCATAACTTTGCCATTCTCTCCAATCCGGAGTTTCTGGCAGAAGGTACAGCAATTGACGATCTTCAGTATGCCGACCGTATGCTTATCGGAGGCGAAGAAGATGAGAACGGACAACGTGCCATGGAAGCCCTGGTGGATGTTTATGCCAACTGGATTCCCAGGGAACGACTGATCACCACACGTGTATGGTCGTCCGAATTATCCAAACTTACCGCGAATGCCGTACTGGCACAACGTGTAAGTTCCATCAATGCCATTTCTGCCCTGTGTGAACGTACAGGAGCCGATGTGGATGAAGTGGCACATGCCATTGGAATGGACAGCCGTATCGGGCCAAAATTTCTAAAAGCCTCAGTAGGTTTCGGAGGTAGTTGTTTCCAGAAAGACATACTCAACCTGGTGTATCTTTGCAGGCACTTTAACCTCCCCGAGGTAGCCGATTATTGGGAACAGGTGGTAAAACTCAACGATTACCAGAAACACCGTTTTGCCAAAAACATTGTTGATTCGCTATTTAATACCGTTTCAGGGAAAAAGATCACCTTCCTGGGCTGGGCCTTTAAAAAGGATACCAACGACACCCGCGAAAGTGCTGCCATTTACGTAGCCAAAGAGCTTCTCGACGATCACGCCGAGATACATGTATATGATCCCAAAGTCACCAAAGAGCAAATCTTTAAAGACCTGGAAGCCTTAGGCATGTCCCCCTTGGCGAAGGGGGATGAAAGGGGGATTGAGGAAAGTATTACTGTCCACACCTCTCCCTTCCCGGCAATGGACCAGGCACACGCCATTGCCTTGTTAACCGAGTGGGATGAGTTTAAAGCCTATGACTGGGAAGAAATATACAACAACATGCATAAACCTGCCTTTGTTTTTGATGGTCGGAATATCTTAAACGCAAAAGAATTAACAAAAATCGGATTTACTTACAAAGGCATCGGTAAAGGATAA
- a CDS encoding ArsR family transcriptional regulator — MIESLITNKTRLKLLLKFFLNKETTSYLRNLEQEFGESSNAIRLELNRLEHADLLVSNFNGNRKYFRANDNHPLYSEINSILQKTVGLDTVIDKILKNVGDLNEAYLIGDLAIGKASGIIDLLLVGDDIDTRFVVALVSKAEKLVNKKIRYLVLSEKEKAEYLKTQNALHIWSRE; from the coding sequence ATGATAGAATCTTTAATCACAAACAAAACCCGGCTAAAGCTTTTACTCAAGTTTTTTCTGAATAAGGAGACCACCAGCTACCTCAGAAACCTTGAACAGGAGTTTGGTGAATCTTCAAATGCAATTCGTTTGGAATTGAACAGGCTGGAGCACGCTGATTTACTAGTATCCAATTTCAACGGAAACCGAAAATATTTCCGTGCCAACGATAATCACCCGCTTTACAGTGAGATCAACAGCATCTTGCAAAAAACAGTGGGGCTGGATACGGTTATCGATAAGATCCTGAAAAATGTCGGCGATCTGAACGAGGCCTATCTTATTGGCGACCTGGCCATAGGGAAAGCATCCGGCATTATCGACCTGCTACTGGTGGGTGACGACATCGACACACGCTTTGTGGTTGCTTTGGTGTCGAAAGCCGAAAAACTGGTCAATAAAAAAATACGCTACCTTGTTCTTTCCGAAAAGGAAAAAGCCGAATATCTGAAAACGCAGAATGCCTTACACATCTGGTCGAGGGAATAA
- a CDS encoding SLBB domain-containing protein → MKHLLQTMLTVFFCSAMLLAAEAQTQTQDVKNVDVKSLPQSEINKAKRAMQDAGLSEEQAIQLARQRGATEQQILEMRQRLSEQDTTQQDMFELYEEPETLPEEQEDSYLSQRKVELKKDLEVFGAYLFNNENLTFEPQVNIQTPKNYEIGFGDQLLIQVWGNSQNNYQLRVNNNGQIVIPDLGPIYVAGMSFDEAEKKIVKNLTAIYADMGGDNPGTFAQLDMGQLRSIRVNLLGEVVAPGTYTLPVTASAFNGLYLSGGPNEIGSFRNIKVIRNNKIEQVIDIYNLLVNADPSDNITLKDGDIVLVPPAEKQVVVNGEFKRNGIFEIKEGEMLNDLVRFSGGFKAGAYLGNTQIVRQTQQGQQIIDVPYDLLNTTPLVKGDTIQNTLTTDRFENRVSIEGAVYHPGEYEWTEGLTLAKLIEKADKLLPEAFKGRGLITRYNSDRTTSAIAFDVEDISSGKQNILLQADDEVLIKTHFDLKEQPYITVNGEVLEPGPFNWSENMTLGDAIFLAGGLTEGADSTFIEIARRLSYSDAAVLSDTIGHVIIANISRGLQLGENDAEMKLRPWDQISVRTAPNFRQNETVMISGEVTYAGAYAITNKQMRISDLVQMAGGTTPKAYLQGATLERFSEELGSERVAINLQNILNNPKSDRDLLLKNSDHLNIPEFMQTVKIIGSVQNPFSITFEEGRNAKYYVNRTGGFQAQANKRKTYVQYPNGETAVTKGLIFRHYPKVTPGSIVVVPEKPEKERPQGLWLAIASTMSSMAVAIATVIRVAN, encoded by the coding sequence ATGAAGCACTTACTACAAACAATGTTAACGGTATTCTTTTGCTCGGCAATGCTGCTGGCTGCAGAGGCACAGACGCAGACGCAGGATGTAAAGAATGTTGATGTTAAATCATTGCCGCAATCCGAGATCAACAAAGCCAAAAGGGCCATGCAGGATGCCGGATTATCAGAAGAACAAGCGATACAACTGGCCCGTCAGCGGGGAGCTACTGAACAGCAGATTTTGGAAATGCGTCAACGTTTAAGCGAACAAGACACCACGCAACAAGACATGTTTGAGCTCTATGAAGAGCCTGAAACCCTACCCGAAGAACAGGAAGACTCTTATCTTTCACAAAGAAAGGTTGAATTAAAAAAGGATCTGGAAGTCTTTGGAGCTTACCTGTTTAACAACGAAAACCTTACTTTCGAACCTCAGGTAAACATACAAACACCCAAAAACTACGAAATAGGCTTTGGCGATCAGTTGCTTATTCAGGTTTGGGGAAACTCACAAAACAACTATCAACTAAGGGTAAATAACAATGGCCAAATCGTTATCCCCGACCTGGGACCGATTTATGTAGCCGGCATGTCGTTTGATGAAGCTGAAAAGAAAATTGTAAAAAACCTTACCGCAATCTATGCCGATATGGGTGGCGACAATCCCGGCACCTTTGCTCAGTTAGACATGGGACAGCTGCGTTCCATACGGGTAAACCTGCTTGGCGAGGTGGTAGCCCCCGGCACCTATACCTTACCCGTAACAGCAAGCGCTTTTAACGGTTTATACCTTTCGGGCGGCCCTAATGAGATTGGCTCATTCCGAAATATCAAGGTCATTCGCAACAACAAAATTGAACAAGTAATCGACATATACAATTTACTGGTAAATGCTGATCCCTCTGACAATATTACATTAAAAGACGGCGATATCGTACTTGTCCCTCCGGCAGAAAAACAGGTGGTGGTAAACGGCGAATTTAAACGCAACGGTATTTTCGAGATAAAAGAAGGCGAAATGCTAAACGACCTGGTGCGTTTTAGCGGAGGATTTAAAGCCGGCGCCTATTTGGGTAACACGCAAATTGTCCGACAAACACAACAGGGACAGCAGATTATCGATGTTCCTTACGACCTGCTTAATACTACACCGCTGGTAAAAGGCGATACCATTCAGAATACCCTGACTACCGATCGTTTTGAAAACAGGGTAAGTATAGAAGGTGCCGTTTATCATCCGGGAGAGTACGAATGGACCGAAGGACTTACCCTCGCAAAGCTGATCGAAAAAGCCGACAAACTGCTGCCCGAAGCATTTAAAGGCCGGGGCTTGATAACCCGTTACAACAGCGACCGTACCACTTCTGCTATAGCCTTTGATGTGGAAGATATTAGCAGCGGCAAACAAAACATTCTGCTGCAAGCCGATGATGAGGTACTGATAAAGACCCATTTCGATCTAAAAGAACAACCTTATATAACCGTTAATGGTGAAGTGCTGGAACCCGGTCCTTTTAACTGGTCGGAGAACATGACATTGGGCGATGCAATTTTTCTGGCAGGTGGCCTTACCGAGGGTGCCGACAGTACTTTTATTGAAATTGCCCGCCGCTTGAGTTACAGCGATGCTGCGGTACTTTCCGATACCATCGGACATGTAATTATCGCTAACATTTCACGTGGATTACAACTGGGAGAAAACGATGCTGAAATGAAATTGCGTCCCTGGGATCAGATCTCGGTTCGTACGGCTCCCAATTTCCGTCAAAACGAAACGGTAATGATTTCGGGCGAAGTGACTTACGCCGGAGCTTATGCCATTACCAACAAACAAATGCGTATTTCCGACCTGGTACAGATGGCCGGTGGAACTACTCCGAAAGCCTACCTTCAGGGGGCCACACTCGAACGTTTTTCCGAAGAGCTGGGTTCCGAACGCGTAGCCATTAACCTGCAAAATATTCTCAATAATCCAAAGAGCGACAGAGACCTGTTATTAAAAAACAGTGACCACCTGAATATCCCGGAGTTTATGCAAACCGTTAAAATTATCGGAAGCGTACAAAACCCCTTCTCCATTACCTTTGAAGAAGGACGTAATGCCAAATACTATGTCAACCGCACCGGAGGATTCCAGGCACAGGCCAATAAGAGAAAAACATACGTGCAATACCCCAATGGCGAAACGGCGGTTACCAAAGGATTAATATTTAGACATTACCCTAAAGTTACACCGGGCAGTATTGTGGTAGTTCCCGAAAAACCGGAAAAAGAACGTCCGCAAGGCTTATGGCTGGCCATAGCATCTACAATGTCCTCAATGGCCGTAGCCATTGCTACAGTTATAAGAGTTGCAAATTAA